The genomic interval ATCATTATCATTGGTTAATTCGATTATCTATGAATGTACATTTTATTTTTCAAAACAAGTGTTCCAATAAGTTGTAATTATGGTGGGCAATGACACTCTAACTGCTATAACAGTTTATCCCGAAGCAATTTATTGGATGCATTTCTTGGCAATTTTTCAATGAAGTAAATTTCTTTAGGTAACTTATACCCGGCAAGGCGCTGACCAGCAAATTCCATAATGGCTTCTGTTGTAATGGAAGTATCATTAACAACAACGAAAGCAACGGGAATCTGTCCCCACTTATCATCCTCTTTGCCTGCAACACCCACTTCATCAATGGCCTCCATCGCAGCTAAAACACCTTCAATTTCCGTCGGATAAATATTCTCACCACCGGATATGATTAAATCTTTTCTCCGGTCAACAACATATAAAAAACCTTCATTATCGGTATAACCTAGATCTCCAGTAGCCAGCCATCCATCGGCAATCGCCTTTTCAGTAGCTTCATTATTATTATAGTAACCTTTAGTGACCATTGGACCTTTCACTAGTATCTCACCAATTGCACCGTCAGTTTTGTTAATTTTCAATTGTGCCGGAAATAGTGGCTTGCCGGATGAACCCAATCTTTTCAATGCATCGACGGGACTTAGTGTTACAATCTGTGAGGCCGTTTCCGTCATTCCATACGATTGAAAAACGGGAATATGTTTCTCCTTCGCCTGTTCAAGTAAACTCCTCGGCGCGGGTCCGCCACCAAGTAGCATGCAACGGAGTGTTTTCGGGTATCGACGTTTCCCAAGGCAGTCGACAAGATCCTTAAGCATAACGGTGACAACTGATACGATGGTGACACCGCGATTCATAATCGCATGATGAACTGCCTGCTTTTCATATGTTTCAAGCAAATGCACCGATATGCCACATATGACACTGCGCAAAAGAATAGACAACCCGCTGACGTGGAATAAAGGCAGGACTGCAAGCCATTTGTCGTTATTTGCCAGTCCCAGGTTCAGCATTGACCCAGTCGCACTCCACCAATGGTTGCCATACGTGTGAATCACACCTTTGGGAAAACCGGTTGTACCTGACGTATAAATTATTGTGAAAGAAGCATCCAAGTCAATTTCGGTTTGGAGTTCTGCCGATGATTCAGCCGCTTCCCATACATCACTAAAGGAATAAAAATCGGCATTCACCTTATTGTATTCATCTTGCCCGATGACCAGAGTTACACCAGCATCTTTCACTTGAAAGTCCAATTCCGGGCTGGTTAACCGCGTATTTAAGAGAACTGCAATAGCACCAACGTAACTTACAGCATGGATGGCAATGACCATGTCCGGGTGATTGGCCGAGAGTATACCAATTTTCGATTCCTTCTGTACCCCAAGTCGCTTGAGTTTACGTGCGAATGATTGACTTTTTTCTTTCAGTTCATAAAATGTATACACCGTACCATCCGCTAGTTCAAGCGCTGTTTTATTTGGAGCTAGCTCAGCCTGCTTCGTCAGCCAGTGCGGTATAATTTCAGCCATTGGGACTCCCCTCCTTCATGAATGAAAAAGAAAACCTTTGCCCAGCGAACAGCATAAGCAAAGGTCCTCCAGTGCAAATATTTATTACGGAAAGCGCGGGAATTGTTTGAAGTCCGGTTTCCGTTTTTCTTTAAATGCGTCGCGGCCTTCTTTCGCTTCCTCGGTCGTATAATATAGCAATGTCGCATCTCCACCCATTTGCTGCAGTCCTGCTAGACCGTCTGTATCCGCGTTGAACGATGCTTTTAGGAATCGGAGTGCCGTTGGTGATTTCTCTAGCATTTCTTCACACCACTGCAATGTCTCTTCTTCCAGTTTTTCTAGTGGAACGACCGTGTTGACAAGTCCCATTTCATAGGCTTCGTCGGCATTGTACTGACGACACAGATACCAGATTTCCCTGGCACGCTTATGGCCGACCATCCGGGCCAACAGACCTGCACCATATCCGGCATCAAAGCTGCCCACTTTCGGGCCTGTCTGGCCGAAGATGGCGTTATCAGCGGCAATCGTCAAATCACATACAACATGCAGTACATGCCCACCGCCAATCGCATAACCGGATACCATCGCAACAACCGGTTTTGGAATGGTACGAATTAGCCGCTGCAGATCAAGCACGTTCAGACGCGGAACTTGATCATCACCGACATATCCGCCATGGCCTCGTACCGATTGGTCACCACCTG from Lentibacillus cibarius carries:
- a CDS encoding o-succinylbenzoate--CoA ligase, producing MAEIIPHWLTKQAELAPNKTALELADGTVYTFYELKEKSQSFARKLKRLGVQKESKIGILSANHPDMVIAIHAVSYVGAIAVLLNTRLTSPELDFQVKDAGVTLVIGQDEYNKVNADFYSFSDVWEAAESSAELQTEIDLDASFTIIYTSGTTGFPKGVIHTYGNHWWSATGSMLNLGLANNDKWLAVLPLFHVSGLSILLRSVICGISVHLLETYEKQAVHHAIMNRGVTIVSVVTVMLKDLVDCLGKRRYPKTLRCMLLGGGPAPRSLLEQAKEKHIPVFQSYGMTETASQIVTLSPVDALKRLGSSGKPLFPAQLKINKTDGAIGEILVKGPMVTKGYYNNNEATEKAIADGWLATGDLGYTDNEGFLYVVDRRKDLIISGGENIYPTEIEGVLAAMEAIDEVGVAGKEDDKWGQIPVAFVVVNDTSITTEAIMEFAGQRLAGYKLPKEIYFIEKLPRNASNKLLRDKLL
- the menB gene encoding 1,4-dihydroxy-2-naphthoyl-CoA synthase, which translates into the protein MTVQWEEVKQYNEIIYEKYNGIAKVTINRPEKRNAFTPLTVNEMIDAFADARDDSSIGVIILAGAGDKAFCSGGDQSVRGHGGYVGDDQVPRLNVLDLQRLIRTIPKPVVAMVSGYAIGGGHVLHVVCDLTIAADNAIFGQTGPKVGSFDAGYGAGLLARMVGHKRAREIWYLCRQYNADEAYEMGLVNTVVPLEKLEEETLQWCEEMLEKSPTALRFLKASFNADTDGLAGLQQMGGDATLLYYTTEEAKEGRDAFKEKRKPDFKQFPRFP